The Bacteroidota bacterium genome includes a window with the following:
- a CDS encoding septum formation initiator family protein, which translates to MSEEKIKDKTFLEKLFATLKNRYVIVLLIFIVWVGFLDRNNIIKTIKVHNEVKELKSNKEYYLKQIDETKKIRKELLNNNVLLEEFAREKYFMRKEGEDVFVVEIKE; encoded by the coding sequence ATGAGTGAGGAAAAAATAAAAGATAAGACTTTTTTGGAAAAATTATTTGCTACTCTTAAAAATAGGTATGTAATTGTTTTACTTATTTTTATTGTGTGGGTAGGTTTTTTGGATAGGAATAATATTATAAAAACGATAAAAGTTCACAATGAGGTAAAGGAATTAAAGTCAAACAAAGAATATTACCTTAAACAAATTGATGAAACTAAAAAGATAAGAAAAGAATTACTTAATAACAATGTATTACTTGAAGAGTTTGCTCGTGAAAAGTACTTTATGAGAAAAGAAGGTGAAGATGTTTTTGTTGTGGAAATCAAAGAGTAG
- a CDS encoding riboflavin synthase produces MFSGIVEKMGKVVGLEKKGSSLIMKIESELLPKLHVDQSISHNGVCLTIEKVFDDSYQLTAVEETLKKTNLGDLKVGDSLNLERSLQFDDRFDGHIVQGHIDSTAVCTKFKEADGSWYYTFKFKPGEKFLLVEKGSVSIDGVSLTAFDVNNKTGEFTVAIIPYTYEVTNFQFIREGTKVNIEFDVLGKYIFTWLESYQDMMKDK; encoded by the coding sequence ATGTTTAGCGGAATAGTAGAAAAAATGGGAAAGGTTGTTGGGCTTGAAAAAAAAGGTAGTAGCCTAATAATGAAAATTGAATCGGAATTATTGCCAAAATTACATGTGGATCAAAGCATTTCACACAATGGCGTTTGTTTAACAATTGAAAAAGTTTTTGATGATTCATACCAATTAACAGCAGTTGAAGAAACACTCAAAAAAACAAATCTAGGAGATCTTAAAGTTGGTGATTCTTTGAATTTAGAACGCAGTCTTCAATTTGATGACAGATTTGACGGACACATTGTTCAAGGTCACATCGATTCCACAGCAGTTTGCACAAAATTTAAAGAAGCTGACGGAAGTTGGTACTACACTTTTAAATTCAAACCGGGTGAGAAATTTCTTCTTGTTGAAAAAGGCTCAGTAAGTATTGACGGAGTTAGCCTTACAGCTTTTGATGTAAATAATAAAACAGGAGAATTTACAGTTGCAATTATTCCTTACACTTATGAAGTTACTAACTTTCAATTTATAAGAGAAGGAACAAAAGTAAATATTGAATTTGATGTACTTGGAAAATATATCTTTACATGGCTTGAAAGCTATCAGGATATGATGAAGGATAAAAT